One genomic segment of Gossypium arboreum isolate Shixiya-1 chromosome 3, ASM2569848v2, whole genome shotgun sequence includes these proteins:
- the LOC128290577 gene encoding uncharacterized protein LOC128290577: protein MTSKAGEIMEKLKEKKAEYEAIASTDSSVNLENIDNRIITEVLGPERYGRVRFQGSGVSPTQYFGSGSQQYMPSGSQAQAEVQRLRDQIAQMQANTVEQISEVQRKYEELQQQLRAEAAEREAAIAAREAAAVVREAEARAREAEAAAMVAEQSKKYDDLQLQLQQMMQMF from the exons atgacatccaaagctggagaaattatg gagaaactaaaggagaagaaggcagaatatgaagcgattgcttcgactgatagttctgttaatcttgagaacattgataacagaattatcactgaagttttgggtcctgaaaggtacggtcgggttcgatttcaaggatctggtgttagcccaacccaatattttggatccggctcccagcaatacatgccttccggaagtcaagctcaagctgaagttcagaggttaagagaccagatagctcagatgcaagcgaacacggttgagcaaatttctgaggttcaacgaaaatatgaagaactccagcaacaacttagagcggaggcagcaGAAAGGGAGGCAGCAATAGCAGCGAGGGAGGCAGCAGCAGTAGTGAGGGAGGCCGAGGCACGAGCGAGGGAGGCAGAGGCAGCAGCGATGGTAGCAGAGCagagcaaaaagtacgatgacctccagCTACAACTTCAGCAGATGATGCAGATGTTTTAG